CCCAGCTCACCCAGCGCCTCGAACAGGGCGCGACGTTCATCCGGCGTGCCCTGACCAATGCCGGCCGGCTCGAACGCGAGACGCCAGTGCGTGACGGATGACTCGGCCTCGACCGTGCCTGTCGGCCGAATCTCGCCCGCAGACGACGCCGGAACGTCTCCCTCAGCATCGTCCGCACGCGCCAGCCGTTCCAAGTGCTGGCAGACCTCGGTTACGCGCGAATCTTCGTACTCCTCGCCTTCCTGATGGGCCTGGAGCTGGGACTTGAGCACATCGCCGGCCTGGAGGAAGGCATCGACCATCTCGACCGTTGGGGCCAGTTCCTGCTTGCGCAGCCGATCGAGCAGGGTCTCCAGTATATGGGTCACTTCGGCCATGTCGCTGAAACCGAAGGTGCCGGCCCCGCCCTTGATGGAATGCGCGGCGCGGAAGATGGCGTTGAGGGTCTCCAGATCCGGCGCTTCGACGTCCAACTCCAGCAACAGGCTCTCCATCGCGGCCAGGTTCTCGCCGGCCTCCTCGAAGAACACCTGATAGAACTGACTCATGTCGATGCTCATGACCCCTCCCCCTCAGCTCTGGCGCGGCGCGTTCAACCGATCACTTTGCGGACGACTTCCAGCAGCTTGGCCGGGTCGAAGGGTTTGACCAGCCAGCCGGTCGCGCCGGCTGCCCGGCCCTGACTCTTCATGGCGTCGCTCGACTCGGTGGTGAGCATCAGGATGGGCACCGACTTGTAGGTCGGCAGGGCGCGCAACTGTTTGATGAGGCTCAGTCCGTCCATGCGCGGCATGTTCTGGTCGGTGAAGATGAGATCGAACTTGCCGGAGCGTGCCTTGTCGAGGCCGTCCTGTCCGTCGACCGCCTCAGTGACCGCATACCCCGCCTCCTTCAGCGTGAAGGAGACCATCTGTCGGATGGACGCCGAATCGTCCACGGTTAGAATCGTCTTAGCCATGTCGTTGGATCCTTGAGAATTGCGATGAGTCCGATCGCCGACGCCTCGACGGCGCCGGTCGCTCGATCAAAGGAGTAATACTGAAGATTTGCGCCACGGTTGTCGACCGTCGATGAAAGAAGATTCACGCCCAACGGGGTTTGCCCTTATATACCGGTGACTCGGACGAATGCCAGTCCATGTGCGAAAATCCGGCGTGAAAATTGGCTCGTCGGGCCTGTCCCCTCCGCTAACCCGAGGTCGTTTGCCGCACGATGTCGTCGCCTTCTCCATCCGAATCGCACTCTCCGCTCGATCCACCGCTGCCGCGCCGTCCGGGCGAGCGCCGGCTCTGGGGCGGACTCCATGGCGCCGGCACGGCCCTGGCCATCGCCGGTGCCGCTGAGCGGCATCCCGGACTGGTGCTGGTGGTGGTCGATGCCGTCCAGACCGCCGCGACCCGGCGTGCCGAGCTTGGATTCTTCCTGGACGGAGGCGAGCGGCCGATCCTCGACTTTCCCGACTGGGAGACCCTGCCCTACGACGTCTTCTCGCCGCTACCCGAGCTGGTCTCGGAGCGGCTGCTGACCCTGCATCGCCTGCCGACGCTGGAGCGCGGCGTGCTGATCGTCCCGGTCGCAACCCTGATGCAACGTCTGCCGCCGCGCGACTATGTCGATGGGCATTCGCTGGTGCTCGCCGTCGGCGATCGACTCGATCTCGACGCCACGCGCCGGCGGCTGGAGCGGGCGGGCTATTCGTGCGTCTCGCAGGTCATCGGGCATGGCGAATATGCGGTGCGCGGCTCGCTGCTGGACGTCTTCCCGATGGGCAGTCAGGTTCCGCTACGCATCGACCTGTTCGACGAAGAGGTCGAGAGTATCCGCGTTTTCGATCCAGAGACACAACGCTCCAGGGACAAGCTCGACCGCATCCGGCTGCTGCCGGCGCGTGAGCTGCCGCTCGACGAGGAGGCCATCGCCGGTTTCCGTCAGCGCTACCGGGCCGCCATCGCCGGCGATCCGCAGCGCAGTCTCATCTATCGCGAAGTCTCCAAGGGTCAGGCGCCGGGCGGGCTGGAATACTATCTGCCGCTGTTCTTCGAGCAGACGGCGACACTCTTCGATTATCTGCCCGAGGATACGTTGGTCGTCGAGTCGATCGCGTGTCGCGAGACGGCGCGCATCTTCTTCGAGAACGTCGAGCAGCGCTACGAACAACGGCGGCATGACGCTGAACGTCCGCTGCTGCCGCCGTCGCAGCTCTATCTGCCCCCCGAGGAACTGGCCGGGCGGCTCAACCGGCTCTCGGGCGTGCTCCATCAGCCGGACGCGGCCGACGCGCGGCGCAAGGGCTATGCCGATGCCTGCAACTTCGCCACCCATCCCCTGCCGCCGCTGACCATCCAGGCGCGTGCCGCGCAACCGGCGCAGGCTCTGCTGGGTTTCCTCGCCGACGGCGAGCGGCGCGTGCTCTTCGTCGCCGAGAGCAGCGGACGGCGCGAACTGCTCGCCGAGCAGCTCAAGGGCTTCGACATCCACGCCCGTCCGGTGTCGGGCTGGCGGGCGTTCCTCGACGGCGACGCCGCGCTCGCCCTGACGGTGGCCCCCATCGAACAGGGTCTGCTGCTCGAAGACGCCAGGCTCGCCGTCATCACCGAAAGCCAGCTCTATGGCGAGCGGGTGCGCCAGGAACGGCGTCGACGCGAGCGCGAACGCGACAGCGACGCCATCGTCCGCAACCTCACCGAGCTGACCGAGGGTGCGCCCGTGGTCCACGAGGAACACGGCGTCGGACGCTATCTGGGACTCCAGACGCTGGAGGTCGGCGGCCTGACCACCGAGTTCCTGACGCTCGAATACGCCAACGGCGACAAGCTCTATGTCCCGGTCAGCGCGTTGCAGTTGATCTCGCGCTACACCGGCGCCTCGCCCGAGAATGCGCCGCTGCACCGGCTCGGCGGCGATCAGTGGGAGCGGATCAAGCACAGGGCGGCGCAGAAGGCGCACGACGTGGCGGCTGAACTCCTGGACATCCATGCCCGGCGCGCGGCGCGTCAGGGTGTGGCCTTCCCTGAGGGCGGCGAAGACTATGCCGCCTTCGCCGCCGCCTTCCCGTTCGAGGAGACGCCTGACCAGCAGCGCGCCATCGAATCGGTGCTGGCCGACATGGCCGATCCCAAGCCGATGGATCGCGTGGTCTGTGGTGACGTGGGCTTCGGCAAGACCGAAGTCGCCATGCGCGCGGCCTTCATGGCGGTGCACAGCGGGCGTCAGGTCGTGGTACTGGTGCCGACCACGTTGCTGGCGCAACAGCATTTCGAGAACTTCTCCGACCGCTTCGCCGACTGGCCGGTGCGCGTCGAGAGCCTGTCGCGCTTCCGTACCGCCAAGGAACAGAAAGCGGTCCTGGACGGACTGGCCGATGGCACCGTCGACATCGTGGTCGGCACTCATAAACTGCTCCAGCCGACGATCCGCTTCAAGAACCTAGGTCTGGCCATCATCGACGAGGAGCACCGCTTCG
The sequence above is drawn from the Allochromatium vinosum DSM 180 genome and encodes:
- a CDS encoding response regulator, which produces MAKTILTVDDSASIRQMVSFTLKEAGYAVTEAVDGQDGLDKARSGKFDLIFTDQNMPRMDGLSLIKQLRALPTYKSVPILMLTTESSDAMKSQGRAAGATGWLVKPFDPAKLLEVVRKVIG
- the mfd gene encoding transcription-repair coupling factor produces the protein MSSPSPSESHSPLDPPLPRRPGERRLWGGLHGAGTALAIAGAAERHPGLVLVVVDAVQTAATRRAELGFFLDGGERPILDFPDWETLPYDVFSPLPELVSERLLTLHRLPTLERGVLIVPVATLMQRLPPRDYVDGHSLVLAVGDRLDLDATRRRLERAGYSCVSQVIGHGEYAVRGSLLDVFPMGSQVPLRIDLFDEEVESIRVFDPETQRSRDKLDRIRLLPARELPLDEEAIAGFRQRYRAAIAGDPQRSLIYREVSKGQAPGGLEYYLPLFFEQTATLFDYLPEDTLVVESIACRETARIFFENVEQRYEQRRHDAERPLLPPSQLYLPPEELAGRLNRLSGVLHQPDAADARRKGYADACNFATHPLPPLTIQARAAQPAQALLGFLADGERRVLFVAESSGRRELLAEQLKGFDIHARPVSGWRAFLDGDAALALTVAPIEQGLLLEDARLAVITESQLYGERVRQERRRRERERDSDAIVRNLTELTEGAPVVHEEHGVGRYLGLQTLEVGGLTTEFLTLEYANGDKLYVPVSALQLISRYTGASPENAPLHRLGGDQWERIKHRAAQKAHDVAAELLDIHARRAARQGVAFPEGGEDYAAFAAAFPFEETPDQQRAIESVLADMADPKPMDRVVCGDVGFGKTEVAMRAAFMAVHSGRQVVVLVPTTLLAQQHFENFSDRFADWPVRVESLSRFRTAKEQKAVLDGLADGTVDIVVGTHKLLQPTIRFKNLGLAIIDEEHRFGVRHKEQLKNLRSEVDVLTLTATPIPRTLNMAMSGLRDLSIIATPPVERHPIKTFVSPWNDALVQEAVLRELKRGGQVYFLHNEVETIENQAQKLEALIPEARVAVAHGQMRERELERIMRDFYHQRSNLLVCTTIIESGIDVPSANTILINRADKLGLAQLHQLRGRVGRSHHRAYAYLITPPTKAMTADAKKRLEAIESMEDLGAGFTLATHDLEIRGAGELLGDEQSGQITEVGFTLYMELLERAVEALKSGRAPELDRPLDHGTEIDLGIPALLPSDYLPDVQARLVLYKRIAGARDREELRELQVEMIDRFGLLPEPAKNLLEITELKLLVQPWGIRKIEAGPASGRLLFTESPRIDPARLIGLIQSRPKEYKLEGGDKLKFFRDMAEPGARIREVRRMLEPLLA